The Rhizophagus irregularis chromosome 2, complete sequence genome contains a region encoding:
- a CDS encoding MAP kinase Pmk1 variant 2, which translates to MSSKSQRKLNFNVGENYEVLDVVGEGAYGVVCSALHKSSGQKVAIKKITPFDHSMFCLRTLREIKLLRYFNHENIIAILDIVKPESLEKFTEVYLIQELMETDMHRVIRTQDLSDDHCQYFIYQTLRALKAMHSANVLHRDLKPSNLLLNANCDLKVCDFGLARSANSSDEHSGFMTEYVATRWYRAPEIMLTFKEYTKAIDVWSVGCILAEMLSGKPLFPGRDYHHQLTLILDVLGTPTMEDFYGIKSRRARDYIRSLPFKKRIPFTHMFPHANPLALDMLEKLLAFNPTKRITVEEALKHPYLEPVS; encoded by the exons ATGAGTAGTAAATCTCAAAGAAAGCTCAATTTTAATGTTGGTGAAAACTATGAGGTTCTAGATGTAGTGGGTGAAGGAGCTTATGGGGTTGTTTG TTCAGCTCTTCATAAGTCATCCGGTCAGAAAGTGGCCATTAAGAAGATAACTCCCTTTGATCATTCTATGTTCTGTCTAAGAACCCTCAGAGAAATAAAACTTTTGCGTTATTTTAACCATGAAAAT ATTATTGCCATTTTGGATATTGTTAAGCCCGAATCTTTGGAGAAATTTACCGAGGT TTATCTCATTCAAGAACTCATGGAGACAGATATGCATCGTGTAATTCGCACTCAAGACTTAAGTGATGACCATTGTCAATATTTCATCTATCAAACCTTGCGTGCTTTGAAAGCAATGCATTCTGCTAATGTTCTTCATCGTGATTTGAAACCGAGTAATTTGTTACTTAATGCTAATTGTGACTTAAAg GTTTGTGATTTTGGACTCGCTCGAAGTGCAAATTCCAGTGATGAGCATAGTGGATTTATGACTGAATATGTTGCAACTCGATGGTATCGTGCTCCTGAGATCATGTTAACGTTTAAAGAATACACCAAAGCCATTGATGTATGGTCTGTTGGTTGTATCCTGGCAGAAATGTTAAGCGGAAAACCATTGTTTCCTGGAAGAGATT ACCACCATCAACTTACGCTTATTCTTGATGTTCTTGGTACACCAACAATGGAAGATTTCTATGGAATCAAAAGTAGAAgg gCTAGAGACTATATTCGTTCTCTTCCGTTCAAAAAGCGTATTCCTTTCACTCATATGTTCCCTCACGCAAATCCATTGGCTCTTGACATGTTGGAAAAATTGTTGGCTTTTAATCCTACAAAGAGAATTACTGTTGAAGAAGCTTTGAAACATCCATATTTGGAGCCAGTAAGTTAA
- a CDS encoding MAP kinase Pmk1 produces MSSKSQRKLNFNVGENYEVLDVVGEGAYGVVCSALHKSSGQKVAIKKITPFDHSMFCLRTLREIKLLRYFNHENIIAILDIVKPESLEKFTEVYLIQELMETDMHRVIRTQDLSDDHCQYFIYQTLRALKAMHSANVLHRDLKPSNLLLNANCDLKVCDFGLARSANSSDEHSGFMTEYVATRWYRAPEIMLTFKEYTKAIDVWSVGCILAEMLSGKPLFPGRDYHHQLTLILDVLGTPTMEDFYGIKSRRARDYIRSLPFKKRIPFTHMFPHANPLALDMLEKLLAFNPTKRITVEEALKHPYLEPYHDPDDEPSADPIPESFFDFDKHKDQLSKEQLKQLIYDEIMRPI; encoded by the exons ATGAGTAGTAAATCTCAAAGAAAGCTCAATTTTAATGTTGGTGAAAACTATGAGGTTCTAGATGTAGTGGGTGAAGGAGCTTATGGGGTTGTTTG TTCAGCTCTTCATAAGTCATCCGGTCAGAAAGTGGCCATTAAGAAGATAACTCCCTTTGATCATTCTATGTTCTGTCTAAGAACCCTCAGAGAAATAAAACTTTTGCGTTATTTTAACCATGAAAAT ATTATTGCCATTTTGGATATTGTTAAGCCCGAATCTTTGGAGAAATTTACCGAGGT TTATCTCATTCAAGAACTCATGGAGACAGATATGCATCGTGTAATTCGCACTCAAGACTTAAGTGATGACCATTGTCAATATTTCATCTATCAAACCTTGCGTGCTTTGAAAGCAATGCATTCTGCTAATGTTCTTCATCGTGATTTGAAACCGAGTAATTTGTTACTTAATGCTAATTGTGACTTAAAg GTTTGTGATTTTGGACTCGCTCGAAGTGCAAATTCCAGTGATGAGCATAGTGGATTTATGACTGAATATGTTGCAACTCGATGGTATCGTGCTCCTGAGATCATGTTAACGTTTAAAGAATACACCAAAGCCATTGATGTATGGTCTGTTGGTTGTATCCTGGCAGAAATGTTAAGCGGAAAACCATTGTTTCCTGGAAGAGATT ACCACCATCAACTTACGCTTATTCTTGATGTTCTTGGTACACCAACAATGGAAGATTTCTATGGAATCAAAAGTAGAAgg gCTAGAGACTATATTCGTTCTCTTCCGTTCAAAAAGCGTATTCCTTTCACTCATATGTTCCCTCACGCAAATCCATTGGCTCTTGACATGTTGGAAAAATTGTTGGCTTTTAATCCTACAAAGAGAATTACTGTTGAAGAAGCTTTGAAACATCCATATTTGGAGCCA tatCATGATCCTGATGATGAACCATCTGCTGATCCAATCCCTGAATCCTTTTTCGATTTTGATAAACATAAAGACCAATTATCAAAAGAGCAATTGAAAC AACTCatttatgatgaaattatgagaccaatataa